A genomic window from Mesosutterella faecium includes:
- a CDS encoding YbaK/EbsC family protein translates to MTNGQPQETPDMDTKENRQAVIGFLEQAGIPFERLDYEPIHTAQEGLEVARRLGSFCCKNLLFKNRKGKFFLFMIPGGRRFPSGAVARALGTGHLSFASPEEIGELLHAFPGSVGPLGLIFDRDSRVQLALEESILREPFIDCHPCDNGCSLKIAVADFTGRFLPAAGHGFITFRLPEEA, encoded by the coding sequence ATGACGAACGGACAACCGCAGGAAACCCCGGACATGGACACGAAGGAAAACCGTCAGGCCGTGATCGGCTTTTTGGAGCAGGCAGGCATCCCCTTTGAGCGGCTCGACTACGAGCCGATCCACACCGCCCAGGAGGGGCTTGAAGTCGCGCGCCGCCTGGGGTCGTTCTGCTGCAAGAACCTCCTTTTTAAAAACAGGAAGGGGAAGTTCTTCCTCTTCATGATCCCGGGCGGGCGGCGCTTTCCCTCGGGCGCGGTCGCCCGGGCGCTTGGCACCGGGCACCTCTCCTTTGCCTCCCCGGAAGAAATCGGGGAGCTCCTTCACGCCTTCCCCGGCTCCGTGGGGCCGCTCGGCCTCATCTTCGACCGGGACTCGCGCGTGCAGCTCGCCCTCGAGGAGTCGATCCTTCGCGAGCCCTTCATCGACTGCCATCCCTGCGACAACGGCTGCAGCCTGAAGATCGCCGTCGCCGACTTCACCGGGCGGTTCCTGCCCGCCGCGGGCCACGGCTTCATCACCTTCAGGCTTCCGGAGGAGGCGTGA
- a CDS encoding RluA family pseudouridine synthase — protein MIGFPFSEPPSKEAREAAGRAPAPAGFRGRAGVLVLRRGPEHQALYAFEPLLSAPARWEDLHGALWPERLEPEMPKVELVNGRGEKASLTELSRRFLSGRSQPLSARHAGQWREAFCRAISSPTVRLLLERNVAYRGWEPEGSAEWWVGAPPPQEVRWPGAFYPPARTAAPLVRFLLEGCGSGPERPLCLGPMDLPVLYEDQDLVVVNKPSGLPSVPGTREVWSAKRLLEQRFGSLFAVHRLDMETSGILLFARNQEAASALGRAFRERRVRKRYRALLEGVPAQSRGTVALPLAADAMDLPRHMVLPPAAGGKEAATRFETASVLKCADGRRRALVDLLPETGRTHQLRIHCAHPAGLGCPIEGDSIYGSQGSLALRSGRPLCLHMAEIEFEHPAEGRLMHFAAEPGFGRL, from the coding sequence GTGATCGGCTTTCCCTTTTCAGAGCCCCCCTCCAAAGAGGCCCGGGAAGCGGCCGGGCGCGCCCCGGCGCCCGCGGGCTTCAGGGGACGGGCCGGGGTGCTCGTGTTGCGCCGGGGGCCGGAGCATCAGGCGCTCTACGCCTTCGAGCCCCTTCTGAGCGCCCCCGCGCGCTGGGAGGATCTTCATGGCGCTCTCTGGCCCGAGCGGCTCGAGCCTGAGATGCCGAAAGTTGAGCTCGTGAACGGCCGGGGCGAAAAAGCGAGCCTCACGGAACTCTCCCGGCGCTTTCTCTCCGGGCGCTCGCAGCCCCTGTCCGCCCGGCACGCGGGGCAGTGGCGGGAGGCTTTCTGCCGGGCGATCTCCTCCCCCACCGTGCGGCTCCTTCTTGAAAGGAACGTCGCTTATCGCGGCTGGGAGCCCGAAGGCAGCGCCGAGTGGTGGGTCGGGGCGCCTCCCCCGCAGGAAGTCCGCTGGCCCGGCGCCTTCTATCCCCCGGCCCGGACCGCGGCTCCCCTCGTGCGCTTCCTCCTTGAAGGGTGCGGCTCGGGCCCTGAGAGGCCCCTCTGCCTGGGGCCGATGGATCTGCCCGTGCTCTACGAGGATCAGGATCTCGTCGTCGTGAACAAGCCCTCGGGCCTGCCCTCGGTGCCCGGGACGCGCGAGGTCTGGAGCGCGAAAAGGCTCCTCGAGCAGCGCTTCGGGTCGCTCTTTGCCGTGCACCGGCTCGACATGGAAACGTCCGGCATCCTCCTTTTCGCGAGGAACCAGGAGGCGGCCTCGGCGCTCGGGCGGGCCTTTCGGGAGCGCCGGGTGCGAAAGCGCTACCGGGCGCTGCTCGAAGGGGTGCCCGCGCAAAGCCGCGGAACGGTCGCCCTGCCGCTTGCGGCCGACGCGATGGACCTCCCGCGGCACATGGTGCTTCCCCCGGCGGCCGGCGGCAAGGAGGCCGCGACGCGCTTTGAGACCGCCTCGGTCCTCAAGTGCGCGGACGGGCGGCGACGGGCGCTCGTGGACCTCCTTCCCGAGACCGGGCGCACGCACCAGCTGCGGATCCACTGCGCGCACCCCGCGGGACTGGGCTGCCCGATCGAGGGCGACTCGATCTACGGCTCGCAGGGCTCGCTCGCGCTTCGCTCCGGGCGGCCGCTGTGCCTTCACATGGCCGAAATCGAGTTCGAGCACCCGGCGGAGGGCCGCCTGATGCATTTCGCCGCGGAGCCCGGCTTCGGCCGCCTTTAA